One Chroogloeocystis siderophila 5.2 s.c.1 DNA segment encodes these proteins:
- a CDS encoding class I SAM-dependent methyltransferase: MKQNRHFPLVEDGIVVGTGSNKYEMRNPVGKYLLYQFDQAITELVSKINPQTILEVGCGEGHVTQILSQTNASLHCVDISDKILDIARSRVNYSRISFEKKSIYNLHDLDQADLVVCCEVLEHLEHPQLGLEKLACVATPYCILSVPREPIFRTLNFLRGAYLTEFGNSPGHIQHWSRRGFIKLVEAKFKILTVKALLPWTVILAQTK, encoded by the coding sequence ATGAAGCAAAATCGCCATTTTCCCCTCGTTGAGGATGGTATCGTTGTTGGTACTGGCTCGAATAAGTATGAAATGCGAAATCCTGTAGGAAAATATTTACTGTACCAGTTCGATCAAGCTATTACAGAACTTGTCAGCAAAATAAACCCTCAAACTATTCTTGAAGTTGGCTGCGGTGAAGGTCACGTTACTCAAATACTGAGTCAAACAAACGCATCATTACATTGCGTCGATATTTCAGATAAAATTCTTGACATTGCAAGAAGTCGAGTCAATTATTCTCGGATATCTTTTGAGAAAAAAAGTATATACAACTTGCATGATCTAGATCAAGCTGATTTAGTTGTATGCTGTGAAGTGTTAGAACATTTGGAACATCCCCAACTCGGCTTAGAAAAGCTTGCTTGCGTTGCCACACCTTACTGTATTCTTAGTGTTCCAAGAGAACCGATATTTAGAACACTGAATTTTTTACGCGGTGCTTATTTAACTGAATTTGGTAACAGTCCAGGACATATTCAACACTGGTCGCGTCGAGGTTTTATCAAACTGGTAGAAGCAAAGTTTAAGATTTTAACTGTGAAAGCACTATTGCCTTGGACTGTGATTCTAGCGCAAACTAAATAA